In a single window of the Vicinamibacteria bacterium genome:
- a CDS encoding helix-turn-helix domain-containing protein, translating into MIRGEIDHEKDIPALRRFAGLTQEEFAQALGISVHTLRNWEQGRRTPEGPALALLRIAARHPRVLRENLAASA; encoded by the coding sequence ATCATTCGTGGGGAGATCGATCACGAAAAGGATATCCCGGCCCTCCGCCGCTTTGCTGGCCTGACGCAGGAGGAGTTCGCTCAAGCGTTGGGTATCAGTGTCCACACGCTGCGCAATTGGGAACAAGGTCGGCGAACACCCGAGGGCCCCGCTTTGGCGCTTCTACGAATCGCGGCTCGCCATCCGCGTGTCCTTCGCGAGAACCTGGCGGCGTCGGCTTAG